The proteins below come from a single Plantactinospora sp. KBS50 genomic window:
- a CDS encoding CGNR zinc finger domain-containing protein has translation MDFDAYARTGVDLVNARLDDLDGLRAVFGDDNPWMRDTVVERDLAIFRRAQRRLRDVFELGTSGRDAEAVAELNTLLEAFPVQPRISGHDSGDWHMHVTGRGATIAAEYIAGAVWGLSVWLCEYGSSRFGVCADDRCGNVYLDTSSNCCRRFCSERCATRSHVAAHRARKRAAIGEQGGSANAANTTNAAEATNVTGATDAPPAASAPLASVG, from the coding sequence GTGGACTTCGACGCGTACGCCCGGACCGGGGTTGATCTCGTCAACGCCCGCCTGGACGACCTCGACGGCCTGCGGGCCGTGTTCGGTGACGACAATCCGTGGATGCGGGACACGGTCGTCGAGCGGGATCTGGCGATCTTCCGGCGGGCGCAGCGGCGCCTGCGTGACGTCTTCGAACTGGGCACCTCCGGCCGGGACGCCGAGGCCGTGGCCGAGTTGAACACGCTGCTTGAGGCGTTCCCGGTGCAGCCGCGGATCTCCGGTCACGACTCCGGGGACTGGCACATGCACGTCACCGGGCGGGGCGCCACGATCGCGGCCGAGTACATCGCCGGCGCCGTGTGGGGCCTGTCGGTGTGGCTGTGCGAGTACGGCAGTTCCCGCTTCGGGGTCTGCGCGGACGACCGGTGCGGCAACGTCTACCTGGACACGTCGTCGAACTGTTGCCGCCGGTTCTGCTCGGAACGCTGCGCCACCCGCTCCCACGTGGCGGCCCACCGGGCTCGTAAGCGGGCGGCGATCGGCGAGCAGGGCGGCAGCGCGAACGCGGCGAACACCACGAACGCCGCAGAAGCCACAAATGTCACAGGGGCCACGGACGCCC